The Prevotella sp. oral taxon 299 str. F0039 genome has a segment encoding these proteins:
- a CDS encoding type IA DNA topoisomerase: MTTCIIAEKPSVARDIARIVGANSKQDGYLEGCGYLVTWAMGHLIALAMPETYGFSAYKREDLPIRPNPFLLVVRQLRKDKEFVSDPSVLKQLKVIRSCFDKADRIIVATDAGREGELIFRYIYQYLNCKKTFERLWISSLTDKAIREGLSNLKPGNCYDNLYHSAKARSEADWLVGINASRALSIARKGGYSLGRVQTPTLAMVCRRYIENRDFSSVPYWKLSVLTEKEGLSLKAIGSEDYESEALAQTVLTALRSQSQLMVETVTRKVTHTAPPLLYDLTALQKEANRRHGFSADKTLSIAQSLYEKKSTTYPRTGSRYISEDVFEEVPVLLRKIGMPLSNPLNRHSVDNAEVTDHHAIIPTGETPLGLSADEITIYQMVVNRFIEAFSPNSEEERMQVRFTDGTNIFTWNACRQISLGWKAVQKEQVADAEKKENDDEQVLSLLPNLAEGEILSLVNAEITEHKTKPKSLYTEATLLSAMENAGKEVEDAESKKAMAACGIGTPATRANIIETLILRDYIRRDRKSIIPTEKGLAVYEIVKDKKIANAEMTGAWELALAAIEAGKMPADKFSQGINSYVETICEELLSLSSDQKSYPVYRCPKCGQQSVGIYAKVAKCRHETCGFYVFREVCGIHLSEDNIRELISSRRTPILKGLTSKAGKKFNARLVLGEDYTTSFEFENKKGKQRGR; this comes from the coding sequence ATGACAACTTGTATTATTGCCGAGAAGCCCTCGGTAGCCAGAGACATTGCCCGCATTGTTGGGGCAAATAGTAAACAAGACGGATACTTGGAAGGCTGCGGTTATCTCGTTACTTGGGCAATGGGACACCTCATCGCCCTTGCCATGCCTGAAACCTACGGTTTTTCCGCTTATAAGCGTGAAGACTTGCCCATCCGTCCCAATCCATTTCTGTTAGTGGTACGACAACTACGTAAGGACAAGGAATTTGTATCAGATCCTTCTGTATTGAAGCAACTCAAAGTGATACGCTCCTGCTTTGACAAGGCAGACCGTATCATCGTTGCCACAGATGCAGGGCGTGAAGGTGAACTCATCTTCCGCTATATCTATCAATATCTTAATTGTAAAAAGACTTTCGAAAGACTTTGGATAAGTTCACTCACAGACAAGGCTATCCGTGAAGGACTTTCCAATCTCAAACCTGGAAACTGTTACGACAATCTCTACCACTCCGCCAAGGCAAGGAGTGAAGCCGATTGGCTTGTGGGTATCAATGCCAGCCGTGCTTTGTCTATCGCCCGCAAGGGAGGCTATTCGTTGGGACGGGTACAGACCCCAACATTGGCTATGGTCTGCCGTCGGTACATAGAGAACCGTGACTTTTCTTCCGTACCCTATTGGAAATTATCCGTCCTTACAGAAAAAGAGGGTTTGTCGCTGAAAGCCATTGGCAGTGAAGACTATGAGAGTGAAGCATTGGCACAGACTGTTCTCACTGCACTTCGCAGTCAGAGCCAGCTTATGGTAGAAACGGTCACAAGAAAGGTAACGCATACCGCGCCACCACTCTTGTACGACCTTACTGCCTTGCAGAAGGAAGCCAACAGACGCCACGGCTTTTCTGCAGACAAAACCCTCTCGATAGCCCAAAGCCTCTATGAGAAGAAAAGCACGACCTATCCCCGCACAGGCAGCCGATATATCAGCGAGGATGTCTTCGAGGAAGTACCCGTCCTGCTGCGCAAGATAGGCATGCCACTATCAAATCCACTTAATCGCCATTCGGTGGACAACGCAGAAGTAACCGACCACCACGCCATCATACCGACAGGTGAAACACCCTTAGGATTGTCGGCAGATGAAATAACTATCTATCAAATGGTAGTCAATCGCTTCATAGAAGCCTTTTCTCCTAATTCCGAGGAAGAGCGTATGCAGGTGCGGTTCACGGATGGTACCAATATCTTTACTTGGAATGCGTGTAGGCAGATTTCCTTGGGCTGGAAAGCCGTACAGAAAGAACAGGTTGCTGATGCAGAGAAAAAGGAAAACGACGATGAACAGGTTTTGTCTTTATTGCCGAACTTGGCGGAAGGTGAAATCCTATCACTTGTCAATGCAGAAATCACCGAACATAAGACCAAGCCAAAGTCTCTCTATACAGAAGCAACGCTCCTCTCTGCTATGGAGAACGCAGGAAAAGAGGTTGAAGATGCAGAAAGTAAGAAAGCAATGGCAGCGTGTGGTATCGGTACACCTGCTACCCGTGCCAACATCATCGAAACACTTATCCTCCGTGATTATATCCGCAGGGACAGGAAATCCATCATCCCCACCGAAAAAGGCTTGGCTGTTTATGAGATTGTCAAGGACAAGAAGATTGCCAATGCGGAGATGACAGGTGCATGGGAACTGGCACTTGCCGCTATTGAAGCAGGAAAGATGCCTGCAGATAAGTTTTCACAAGGCATCAACTCATACGTGGAAACAATCTGCGAGGAACTCCTCTCGCTTTCTTCAGATCAGAAGTCCTATCCTGTCTACCGCTGCCCAAAGTGCGGACAGCAGAGTGTCGGCATCTATGCCAAGGTAGCCAAGTGCAGACATGAAACCTGTGGTTTCTACGTATTTCGTGAAGTCTGTGGCATACATCTCTCTGAAGATAATATCCGTGAATTGATAAGCTCCAGACGTACGCCTATCCTTAAAGGACTGACCAGCAAGGCTGGAAAGAAATTCAACGCCCGACTTGTTCTGGGTGAAGACTACACTACTTCCTTTGAATTTGAGAACAAAAAAGGAAAACAAAGAGGGAGATAA
- a CDS encoding DUF4099 domain-containing protein: protein MESNSNDNYVLVLEDRTEVKNEKEAGKLSVVSGIDDKGNLKTTEAVAANQAAFLKFNNKDGLLKNFMTNFLKQFNNPTHFGLYKVLADNVEQGVDNLRTMLQSREKPESKQQLAEMGIPFGDYLPQQKNATAIDESKVDWKQLDNLGLTRERLEQSGELDKMLNWQKSNLLTIAVPIGDTTIYTEARLTFRTDDNGNIGLAIHPLRKEPQFDFPYMGYKFSPEEKEALLTTGNLGKTIEVTPKNAEPFSAFVSIDPQTNEIIALRADRVNIPKEIKGITLSDAQYKELVEGKAVKVEGMTAKSGKSFNATLQVNAEKKGIEFIFDNNRGFKEHQQQTLQQGVPYKLCGLELSEKQREALDSGRTLYLKNMVDKQGQSFNAYVRMDKEQNRPRFYKWNPDKKQETGKEKVVAVAEEHKTQVAVNNHGKTNEATKNVKEPLKTGQTQPTAEQKQKQDENKQKKFHGRRI from the coding sequence ATGGAATCAAACAGCAATGACAATTATGTGCTGGTCTTGGAAGACCGCACGGAGGTAAAGAACGAAAAGGAAGCAGGAAAACTCTCCGTAGTTTCTGGTATTGACGACAAGGGAAACCTTAAAACAACAGAGGCTGTCGCTGCCAACCAAGCGGCATTCTTGAAGTTCAACAACAAGGACGGACTTCTGAAGAATTTCATGACCAACTTCCTCAAACAGTTTAATAACCCGACTCACTTCGGATTATACAAGGTATTGGCAGACAATGTGGAGCAGGGCGTGGACAACCTGCGTACCATGCTCCAAAGCCGTGAGAAGCCCGAAAGCAAACAGCAACTGGCAGAGATGGGCATTCCCTTTGGGGACTATCTGCCCCAGCAGAAGAATGCTACTGCCATCGATGAGTCGAAGGTTGATTGGAAGCAACTCGATAATCTCGGACTTACCCGTGAGCGATTGGAACAAAGCGGAGAATTGGACAAAATGCTCAATTGGCAGAAGAGTAATCTCTTAACGATTGCCGTACCTATTGGAGACACTACTATCTACACCGAAGCCCGCCTTACGTTCCGTACGGACGATAACGGCAATATCGGTTTGGCAATTCATCCTTTGAGAAAAGAACCACAGTTTGACTTTCCCTATATGGGCTACAAGTTCTCTCCCGAAGAAAAGGAGGCACTTCTCACTACGGGCAATCTCGGTAAAACCATCGAGGTAACACCCAAGAACGCCGAACCTTTCTCTGCATTCGTTTCTATTGACCCGCAGACGAATGAAATCATAGCCCTGCGTGCCGACCGTGTGAACATCCCTAAGGAAATCAAGGGCATAACGCTCTCTGATGCCCAGTACAAAGAACTTGTGGAGGGCAAAGCAGTAAAGGTTGAAGGTATGACTGCTAAGAGTGGTAAGTCTTTTAATGCCACGCTTCAGGTCAATGCAGAGAAGAAAGGCATTGAGTTCATCTTTGACAATAATCGTGGATTTAAGGAACACCAGCAGCAGACACTGCAGCAAGGCGTACCTTATAAGCTCTGCGGCTTGGAGTTATCAGAAAAACAACGTGAAGCTTTGGATAGCGGTCGTACACTATATCTAAAGAATATGGTGGACAAACAGGGACAATCATTCAACGCCTATGTTCGCATGGACAAGGAACAGAACCGCCCACGTTTTTACAAGTGGAATCCTGACAAGAAGCAGGAAACCGGCAAAGAAAAGGTGGTTGCCGTAGCCGAAGAACACAAAACACAGGTAGCCGTGAACAACCACGGCAAGACGAATGAAGCTACCAAGAACGTGAAAGAACCACTCAAAACGGGACAGACACAGCCTACTGCTGAGCAGAAGCAAAAGCAGGACGAGAACAAGCAGAAAAAGTTCCATGGACGTAGAATATAA
- a CDS encoding T9SS type A sorting domain-containing protein, with amino-acid sequence MNMRKFHLLFYLALSSVISSAQDRIGYSYDVLGNRVKREIVMPVSKAMAKQQNFSSDNQSFSDMLRDHSIKIYPNPTKGALRICVSGLKGTDKCSLEVYTTLGVQILARKVETDNIDINISNQPNGVYLLHITINGQSTTWKIVKQ; translated from the coding sequence ATGAACATGAGAAAATTTCACTTATTGTTTTATTTGGCTTTGTCATCAGTCATATCTTCAGCACAAGACAGAATAGGGTATAGTTATGATGTCTTAGGTAATCGTGTAAAACGGGAAATCGTTATGCCAGTTTCTAAAGCTATGGCAAAGCAGCAAAACTTTTCCTCTGACAATCAGAGTTTCTCTGATATGCTACGTGACCATTCTATAAAGATATATCCAAATCCTACGAAAGGGGCTTTGAGAATATGTGTTTCCGGGCTAAAAGGAACGGACAAGTGTTCTTTAGAGGTTTACACGACTCTGGGAGTGCAAATTCTGGCGAGGAAAGTAGAGACTGATAATATCGATATTAACATTAGCAATCAGCCCAATGGAGTCTATCTTCTCCATATCACAATTAACGGACAATCAACTACCTGGAAAATAGTAAAGCAATGA
- a CDS encoding FG-GAP-like repeat-containing protein, with amino-acid sequence MKKNLLQALLFTVVAGLASTISANASNDSIKIIANQKPILLGRIYDEIHIDPDKPFEPGDPIRPVHPIDPEKPILPIEPGEPIFPNHPDKLIVPIPPTSTSSTYDVGTPKGALSVNNSGAAVYSIDISAPNGGSLTPSIGVSYNSQSGNGLAGFGFNITGLSCITRGCKDLYHDKQIAGTSYGISDALFLNGQRLILKTGTYGYNGSTYTPEGDPYTIVTLHNNINTSACWFSVVCADGKTYQLGNTSNSRLSFVNRKSKECIAAWYINQTTDVHSNLVKYYYITTHYNLRPVRIEYGLNTAKSRGITNLILFRYSALPDSYARPFAIGDRQGKMNVYLSMIITQTNGSVFRTYTFTYNSTSDGTKDKYYRLTQVDLANGAGRKVAPIKINWDYLPSLDIYNTNLDVETNSPSSMIEESAKTFIAVDVNNDGISDIIRLSPGAYVQRYYGGEEREGKTFLFVSLSKKDPYGNVYYQTPKQFDLNPSYSMDDLNNVIGGIQAMDFDGDGYNDLIIPYYCGDKSNYDERYTIVWGKSLVNGGGFREITSRMVNCDHTPLFTTYDSNGDGRDDLFYLEDRAKDGYYNGAILRYKDRNNLDPTKFQFKLDSDPKKLFVGDYNHDGLTDIIVFYDGGYKIYYNNGGELSSTKYTEYNSKKGTNLGDKHRIVQGDFDGDGITDFAFFQDDWKYGLAINNGDGTFTVNNEAITLSATDQNTYQDNDRFNMVAYDFDHDGKCDFVITKAHYASFYMYEKYDCTKTLFVRSTGTGFELHKEYVTHQEKDAEPNNIFLGDFTGDGDVQYASFGKNLLVDNDKSDDKIHTYRSGYNLVSKGKISSITDGFGLRTFIHYKSATEPSVYTQTDSHSSAYPVNSYTIPVPLVSEVIKGNGVAGSQFIQYQYGDLKLHVAGKGIVGFSSMTTENLTLGTKETTTVDKWDTDKWIPLQTTTTSTVGGNSSKIISYTTIANNINGQNYYAYTSRKSLTDLDGNTSETYTTYDTAKGVPTVEIVKNDGDNMYKKVVYNSYIQKMNQWMPLNVVKSQKHEDDSEVNSSTTTYTYNDKGEVIKVVANDGSTLPLTVNTTYDVYGNVLTSTQTGKGIVANTETNVYDASGRFVVKAYDSVSPRVTTYTYDLFGNVLTENDETNKSHILTSKHVYDGWGTEISETNSFGITTTKEMGWGSNYDKKYFIRTSSTGKPWVAVWFDNAGHEVLQESVMQNTNAYSLATTYNSKGQKTKIEEKTGKLTLSETFNYDKRGRVTCDVKSSGKSSTFSYGNRSVTETTAGRSYTKVTDAWGNLVKSVDPVTQIDYVYSSTGKPAEITTNGATTYIKYDEVGNKIAVQSPDAGNINYEYAADGKVMKFTDARNITTTYTYDAEGRLASTKAGNTLITNTYGTSGNSINHLVKTTVNDNSVEYTHDELGRVITETRTVSGDGTYQFKYAYNANNQLVQTTYPGNLVVKYTYDKYGNKTQTTANDKIVYQVDSYDGLETKTSFLNKYTTTVTLDSRGFKSDIVLKNGSTVLDQFKMNYDGATGNLLSRTRNSLSEETFGYDNLDRLVSVKVGTKEMMHIKYAENGNITFKTGIGQYYYDAERPHAVASVDNTDNLISTQACITQFNDLNKISSLQENDKVMTIDYGPDLERCFSILKQGNMSLRKVTYMGDYEKVVANGVTREYYYLDGDVIVVRQNGTFQTYQSFKDNLGSILSVIDENGSKVFSAEYDAWGKQTVSINTIGLIRGYGGHEERISLSMHIMQTINWYRLLILVTLL; translated from the coding sequence ATGAAAAAGAATTTACTTCAAGCACTACTTTTTACTGTAGTAGCAGGTTTGGCGAGTACAATTTCTGCGAATGCTAGTAATGATTCTATCAAAATAATAGCTAATCAAAAACCAATCCTGCTAGGGCGAATATATGATGAAATCCATATAGATCCTGATAAACCATTTGAACCAGGAGACCCCATTCGACCTGTTCATCCTATCGATCCTGAAAAGCCGATACTACCTATTGAACCTGGAGAGCCTATTTTTCCTAATCATCCTGATAAACTAATTGTACCAATTCCACCAACGTCTACGTCTAGTACCTATGATGTTGGTACTCCTAAGGGAGCACTTAGTGTAAATAATTCAGGAGCTGCAGTTTATAGTATTGATATATCTGCACCTAATGGTGGTAGCCTTACCCCTTCTATCGGTGTAAGTTATAATAGTCAGTCAGGTAACGGTTTGGCCGGTTTTGGTTTTAACATTACTGGTTTATCATGCATTACACGTGGTTGCAAGGATTTGTATCATGATAAGCAAATTGCTGGAACTTCGTATGGTATAAGTGATGCCCTATTTCTCAATGGACAACGCTTGATATTGAAAACAGGAACTTATGGTTATAATGGCTCTACGTATACTCCTGAAGGCGATCCTTATACAATAGTAACCCTCCATAATAATATCAATACGAGTGCATGTTGGTTTTCTGTTGTTTGTGCTGATGGCAAGACTTATCAGTTAGGTAACACAAGCAATTCACGTTTGTCTTTTGTAAATAGAAAGAGTAAAGAATGTATTGCTGCATGGTATATCAATCAAACTACTGATGTACATAGTAATTTGGTAAAGTACTATTATATAACAACGCATTATAACCTTCGACCTGTTCGTATAGAGTATGGTCTTAATACAGCTAAGAGTCGCGGTATAACCAATTTAATTCTCTTTAGATACAGTGCTTTGCCAGATTCGTACGCTCGTCCATTTGCTATTGGCGATAGGCAAGGTAAAATGAATGTTTATTTGTCTATGATAATAACGCAGACGAATGGTTCTGTTTTTCGCACTTATACATTTACCTATAATAGTACGTCTGACGGAACCAAAGATAAGTACTATCGCCTTACTCAAGTAGATTTAGCTAATGGGGCAGGACGTAAGGTAGCTCCAATTAAAATTAATTGGGATTATTTGCCTTCATTGGATATTTATAATACGAATTTAGACGTAGAGACAAATTCTCCTTCTAGCATGATCGAAGAGAGTGCCAAAACGTTTATTGCTGTAGATGTTAACAATGATGGAATAAGTGATATTATCCGTTTATCACCTGGTGCTTATGTGCAGCGCTATTATGGTGGTGAGGAAAGAGAAGGGAAGACATTCCTTTTTGTCAGTTTAAGCAAGAAAGATCCTTATGGTAATGTGTATTATCAGACGCCAAAACAATTTGATTTGAATCCATCATACTCTATGGATGATTTGAATAATGTTATTGGTGGTATTCAAGCTATGGACTTCGATGGTGACGGTTACAATGACTTGATTATTCCATATTACTGTGGTGATAAGAGCAATTATGATGAAAGGTATACCATCGTATGGGGTAAGAGTCTTGTGAATGGTGGTGGCTTCAGGGAGATTACCAGTAGAATGGTTAATTGTGACCATACTCCACTATTTACCACTTATGACTCAAATGGTGATGGACGCGATGATTTATTCTATTTGGAGGATCGTGCTAAGGATGGCTATTACAATGGTGCCATTCTTCGTTATAAAGATCGTAACAATTTGGATCCTACAAAATTTCAATTCAAATTAGATAGTGATCCAAAGAAGCTTTTTGTAGGTGATTACAACCATGATGGTCTTACTGATATCATTGTCTTCTACGATGGAGGTTATAAGATTTACTACAATAATGGTGGTGAATTATCTTCTACGAAATATACGGAATATAATTCAAAGAAGGGAACCAATCTTGGTGATAAGCATCGTATTGTACAAGGTGACTTCGATGGTGATGGCATAACTGATTTTGCCTTCTTTCAAGATGACTGGAAATATGGTCTGGCCATCAATAATGGAGATGGTACGTTTACGGTCAATAATGAAGCTATTACTTTAAGTGCAACGGATCAGAATACGTATCAAGATAATGATCGTTTTAATATGGTGGCCTACGATTTTGATCATGATGGTAAATGTGACTTTGTGATTACCAAGGCTCATTACGCATCTTTTTACATGTATGAGAAATACGACTGTACTAAAACTCTTTTTGTTAGATCTACAGGTACTGGATTCGAATTACACAAGGAATATGTTACACATCAGGAAAAAGATGCTGAACCTAATAATATATTCTTAGGCGACTTTACTGGTGATGGTGATGTACAATATGCTTCATTCGGCAAAAACCTTCTTGTAGATAATGATAAGTCTGATGATAAGATTCATACTTATCGTAGTGGTTATAATTTAGTAAGCAAGGGCAAAATTTCTTCAATAACAGACGGTTTTGGTCTGCGGACTTTTATTCATTATAAGAGTGCAACAGAACCATCTGTCTATACTCAGACTGATTCTCATTCTTCTGCTTATCCTGTAAATAGTTATACTATTCCTGTACCATTGGTTTCTGAAGTTATTAAGGGTAATGGTGTTGCCGGTTCACAATTCATACAATATCAATATGGCGATTTGAAGCTACATGTTGCTGGTAAAGGTATAGTAGGTTTTTCTTCAATGACTACTGAGAATCTTACCTTAGGCACTAAGGAAACAACTACAGTAGATAAATGGGATACTGACAAGTGGATACCTCTTCAGACAACTACCACGTCAACAGTTGGTGGCAATTCTTCAAAGATTATTTCATATACAACTATTGCTAACAATATAAATGGTCAAAATTATTATGCATATACTTCCCGAAAATCATTGACCGATTTGGATGGGAATACATCAGAAACATATACTACTTATGATACTGCAAAGGGAGTACCTACGGTTGAAATCGTCAAAAATGATGGCGATAATATGTATAAGAAAGTAGTTTATAATAGCTATATACAGAAGATGAACCAGTGGATGCCTCTGAATGTTGTTAAATCACAAAAACATGAAGATGATTCTGAAGTAAACTCTTCTACAACTACATATACTTATAATGATAAGGGTGAGGTAATTAAAGTAGTTGCTAATGATGGGTCAACATTACCTCTCACAGTAAATACTACGTATGACGTTTATGGTAATGTCTTGACATCAACTCAGACTGGTAAGGGCATTGTTGCCAATACCGAGACGAATGTATACGATGCTTCTGGTCGATTTGTCGTTAAGGCATATGATAGTGTTAGTCCTCGAGTAACTACCTATACCTATGACTTGTTTGGTAATGTTCTTACAGAGAATGATGAGACGAATAAGTCTCATATCCTGACATCTAAGCATGTTTATGATGGATGGGGAACAGAAATTAGTGAGACGAATTCTTTTGGTATTACTACTACCAAAGAAATGGGATGGGGTTCTAACTATGACAAGAAGTACTTCATCAGAACTTCTTCCACAGGAAAGCCATGGGTTGCTGTATGGTTTGACAATGCAGGGCATGAAGTCCTTCAGGAGTCTGTTATGCAGAACACTAATGCTTACTCTCTGGCTACTACCTACAATTCTAAAGGACAGAAGACTAAGATTGAAGAAAAGACAGGTAAACTCACTCTTTCAGAAACATTTAATTATGATAAAAGAGGCCGTGTTACCTGTGATGTTAAAAGCTCTGGAAAATCCTCTACGTTTAGCTATGGCAATCGTAGTGTAACTGAAACAACCGCTGGTAGAAGTTATACAAAAGTTACCGATGCATGGGGTAATCTTGTCAAATCAGTAGATCCTGTTACACAAATCGACTATGTCTACTCTTCAACAGGTAAGCCTGCTGAGATTACAACCAATGGTGCCACAACCTATATCAAATATGATGAAGTAGGAAATAAAATTGCAGTTCAATCGCCAGATGCCGGCAATATCAACTATGAGTATGCTGCCGATGGCAAGGTGATGAAATTTACAGATGCTCGCAATATCACAACCACTTACACGTATGATGCCGAAGGACGACTTGCGTCAACCAAGGCTGGTAATACATTAATTACGAATACCTATGGTACATCGGGTAATTCTATCAACCATCTAGTAAAAACCACAGTAAATGATAATAGCGTAGAATATACCCATGACGAATTGGGCCGGGTAATTACCGAAACGCGAACAGTTAGTGGTGATGGAACGTATCAGTTTAAGTATGCATATAATGCAAACAATCAATTGGTACAGACTACTTATCCTGGTAACCTTGTTGTAAAATATACATACGACAAGTACGGAAATAAGACCCAGACTACAGCAAATGATAAGATTGTATATCAAGTTGACAGTTATGATGGATTAGAAACCAAAACATCGTTCTTAAACAAATATACGACAACGGTTACACTCGATTCTCGAGGCTTCAAGAGCGATATTGTTTTGAAGAATGGCAGTACTGTCCTCGATCAGTTTAAAATGAATTATGATGGGGCAACAGGTAACTTGCTTTCACGTACTCGTAATTCACTTTCTGAGGAAACATTTGGCTATGATAATCTTGATCGATTGGTATCTGTTAAAGTTGGCACCAAAGAGATGATGCATATCAAATATGCCGAGAATGGTAATATTACTTTTAAGACTGGTATAGGTCAGTACTATTATGATGCAGAGCGTCCTCATGCGGTAGCATCGGTAGATAATACAGATAATCTTATTTCTACACAGGCTTGCATAACTCAATTTAATGATCTCAACAAGATTTCGTCACTTCAGGAAAATGATAAGGTTATGACCATTGATTATGGTCCAGATCTTGAACGTTGCTTTAGTATTTTGAAGCAAGGTAATATGAGTCTGCGTAAAGTTACCTATATGGGCGATTACGAGAAGGTCGTTGCTAATGGTGTCACTCGCGAATACTATTATCTGGATGGTGATGTCATTGTTGTCCGACAGAATGGAACTTTCCAGACATATCAGTCATTTAAGGACAACTTAGGTAGTATTTTGTCTGTTATTGATGAAAATGGCAGCAAGGTATTCTCAGCAGAGTATGATGCATGGGGTAAACAAACTGTATCAATCAATACTATCGGCCTTATCAGAGGCTATGGTGGGCATGAGGAACGTATCAGTTTAAGTATGCATATAATGCAAACAATCAATTGGTACAGACTACTTATCCTGGTAACCTTGTTGTAA